A genomic stretch from Theobroma cacao cultivar B97-61/B2 chromosome 4, Criollo_cocoa_genome_V2, whole genome shotgun sequence includes:
- the LOC18601113 gene encoding uncharacterized protein LOC18601113, producing the protein MGSNQSAQVVDEEQEESQDEEEEAEEEEDDEEEEDNNEEGPNMRELENNHMVKKVLEQEPEMLPCYASASPLSPQLSSLGTPRMGPSIKVWDPYNVLAPPPPLPPPPVFSRTFSLDGDRMVIEVYLFSHGECELNLRPDIVGGRCDGAALTSNGKRQARALAVFLNSQGVRFNAVYCSPLDRARSMALSVCQEMNFAEAQIQSSDSLMDLNMGHWEGCPRSEIYTPEVLSLIERYQPDFCAPSGESLRQLEFRMVQFLNGTVLGLPEKLRSDFSLHQNESRGFTHHNTHALTNSVHDRDVPSLPPPHWDMLQRQRHGLSRKKSGKSRLQFVSNIGEHDADDEMSPREANHQHDLHDLNVRSTSSPSTSPVSSSVGVFTHSLPIKCLITGLLNCSPVVSHKICIEDSSVTVLQHSWKTGWQIKRLNDTAHLRLL; encoded by the exons ATGGGCTCCAACCAATCGGCACAAGTAGTTGACGAAGAACAAGAGGAAAGCCAAGACGAGGAGGAAGAGGCAGAGGAAGAGGAAGACgatgaagaagaggaagacaaCAATGAAGAGGGACCCAACATGAGGGAACTCGAAAACAACCATATGGTGAAGAAAGTGCTCGAACAAGAGCCGGAAATGTTGCCCTGTTACGCATCAGCGTCCCCCCTGTCTCCACAGCTATCTTCATTGGGTACTCCTAGGATGGGTCCTTCCATCAAAGTGTGGGACCCATATAATGTATTAGCTCCACCTCCTCCGCTGCCTCCGCCGCCGGTTTTCTCACGGACTTTTTCTTTGGATGGTGATCGGATGGTGATTGAGGTTTATTTGTTTAGCCATGGAGAGTGTGAGTTGAATCTGAGGCCCGATATTGTGGGTGGAAGATGCGACGGAGCCGCCTTGACGTCTAATGGGAAGCGGCAAGCGAGGGCATTGGCTGTCTTCTTGAATTCGCAAGGGGTCAGGTTTAATGCCGTTTACTGCTCTCCGTTGGATCGGGCTAGATCGATGGCTCTTTCCGTTTGTCAG GAGATGAATTTTGCGGAGGCACAGATACAATCCTCAGATTCACTTATGGATCTGAATATGGGGCACTGGGAGGGGTGCCCTCGATCAGAAATATATACACCTGAAGTTTTGAGTCTAATTGAAAGATACCAGCCTGATTTTTGTGCGCCTTCTGGAGAATCTCTCAGGCAACTGGAATTTCGAATGGTTCAATTCTTGAATGGGACCGTCCTTGGACTTCCTGAAAAGTTGAGATCTGATTTTTCCTTACACCAAAATGAGAGTCGAGGGTTTACACACCATAACACCCATGCTTTAACCAACTCAGTTCATGATAGAGATGTGCCTTCTCTTCCACCACCCCACTGGGATATGCTTCAAAGGCAGCGACATGGGCTATCAAGGAAGAAGTCTGGTAAGAGCAGACTACAATTTGTGTCGAATATTGGTGAACATGATGCTGATGATGAAATGTCTCCTCGGGAAGCCAATCATCAGCATGACCTTCATGACTTAAATGTCAGGAGTACATCTTCCCCCTCCACCTCCCCCGTCTCCTCTTCTGTTGGTGTTTTTACTCATTCCCTTCCTATTAAGTGTCTCATTACGGGCCTCCTCAACTGCAGCCCTGTAGTGTCACATAAGATCTGCATAGAAGATTCTTCTGTGACTGTATTACAGCATTCATGGAAAACAGGCTGGCAGATAAAACGGTTGAATGATACTGCACATCTTAGGCTTCTTTAG